In Cicer arietinum cultivar CDC Frontier isolate Library 1 chromosome 1, Cicar.CDCFrontier_v2.0, whole genome shotgun sequence, one DNA window encodes the following:
- the LOC101514835 gene encoding probable glutathione S-transferase, producing MNDDEVILLDFWPSPFGMRVRIALAEKGINYEYKEEPLSSLSKSTFLLQINPVQKKIPVLIHNGKSICESLIAVQYIDEVWNHKSPLLPSDPYLRSQARFWADYVDKLYPIGRDIYSKKGEEQEVAKKEFINTLKLLEQQLGEKSYFGGDKIGLVDISLIPFYSRFKAYETFGNFNTENECPKFIAWAKRCMKIESVSKSLPDQDKIYDFIVDYRKIYGIE from the exons ATGAATGATGATGAGGTTATTCTACTAGACTTTTGGCCAAGTCCTTTTGGAATGAGGGTGAGGATAGCCCTTGCTGAAAAGGGTATCAACTATGAATACAAAGAGGAACCCTTGTCGTCGTTGAGCAAGAGCACTTTCTTGCTACAAATCAACCCGGTTCAAAAGAAAATACCGGTTCTCATTCACAATGGAAAATCCATTTGTGAATCTCTGATTGCTGTTCAGTATATTGATGAAGTTTGGAATCATAAATCTCCTTTGTTGCCTTCTGATCCTTATTTAAGATCACAAGCTAGATTTTGGGCTGATTATGTTGACAAG CTATATCCAATTGGAAGAGACATTTATAGCAAAAAAGGAGAAGAACAAGAAGTTGCAAAGAAAGAATTCATAAATACTCTCAAATTATTGGAGCAACAACTTGGAGAAAAATCTTACTTTGGAGGAGACAAAATTGGTTTAGTGGATATATCACTCATCCCATTCTACAGTCGGTTTAAAGCCTATGAGACATTTGGCAACTTCAATACAGAGAATGAGTGTCCTAAGTTCATTGCTTGGGCCAAAAGATGCATGAAAATTGAGAGTGTTTCCAAATCTCTTCCAGACCAAGATAAGATCTATGACTTCATTGTGGACTACAGAAAGATTTATGGCATTGAGTAG
- the LOC101514194 gene encoding nicotianamine synthase-like, with the protein MASNFQTFNFETQIPQELLISQIMQIHATISKLESLRPSKQVNTLLNHLVKLCILPSSIDIESLPQEVKTMRESLIPLCGKAEELLELEFSTFISLTPNPIKNLTIFPYYGNYVKLANYETKILKENGVMHAKKVAFIGSGPMPLSSIIMAMHHMESTHFDNFDIDEKANEVASKIVASDKSLEKRMKFVTQDIMEVKEKLGQYDCIFLAALVGMSRGEKVKILGHIRKYMKEGSVLVVRSAKGSRAFLYPIVEENDMVDFEVLTIFHPMDDVINSVILLRKPKA; encoded by the coding sequence ATGGCATCCAATTTCCAAACCTTCAACTTTGAAACTCAAATTCCACAAGAGCTTCTAATATCACAAATCATGCAAATTCATGCAACAATTTCAAAGCTAGAATCTCTTAGGCCTTCAAAACAAGTCAACACCCTTTTGAATCACTTAGTCAAACTTTGCATCCTCCCTTCATCCATTGACATTGAATCCTTACCACAAGAAGTTAAAACAATGCGTGAAAGTCTCATTCCCCTATGTGGCAAAGCTGAAGAACTTTTAGAGCTTGAATTCTCAACTTTCATTAGCCTTACACCAaatccaataaaaaatttaactatttttccATATTATGGAAACTATGTTAAATTAGCAAACTATGAAACCAAAATCCTCAAAGAAAATGGTGTTATGCATGCAAAAAAAGTAGCTTTTATAGGATCTGGCCCAATGCCATTAAGTTCAATTATAATGGCAATGCATCACATGGAATCAACACACtttgataattttgatattGATGAGAAGGCTAATGAGGTTGCTAGCAAGATCGTGGCATCGGATAAATCGCTCGAAAAGAGGATGAAGTTTGTGACACAAGATATTATGGAAGTGAAGGAGAAATTGGGACAATATGATTGCATTTTTTTGGCTGCACTTGTTGGTATGAGTAGAGGTGAAAAAGTTAAGATTTTGGGACATATAAGAAAGTATATGAAAGAAGGTAGTGTTTTGGTTGTGAGAAGTGCAAAAGGGAGTAGAGCTTTTTTGTATCCTATTGTTGAGGAGAATGATATGGTTGATTTTGAGGTTCTTACTATTTTCCATCCAATGGATGATGTTATCAACTCGGTTATTCTTCTTCGTAAGCCTAAAGCTTGA
- the LOC101513847 gene encoding ubiquitin carboxyl-terminal hydrolase 25, producing MALQMTWQPNLLTHKRKTAPPLGLRNLGNSCYLNSVLQCLTFTPPLANFCLRSQHSSLCDSSGSSCPFCILEKQIARLHRLDLTSDAPSKIQSCIRIFAEHFRCGRQEDAHEFLRYVIDACHNSCLRLKKLRRKGGGGGDGGASVVKEIFGGALQSQVKCLCCGYESNKVDEIMDISLDVFHSNSLRDSMQKFFQPEVLDGNNKYKCDGCKKLVVAKKQMSILQAPNVLVIQLKRFEGILGGKIDKAVGFEEVLVLSSFMCKASQDPQPEYKLFGTIVHSGYSPESGHYYAYIKDAMGRWYCCDDSCVTVATLQEVLSEKVYILFFSRTNQRSSSVSNSLTSNGVKPHHSNGSQASECPKVDGQLKAVQAKSNTEQSPWKDMPSVSKIGKVPSSLRVKFDLNGSSNSKRSPVPVSVNGKVDALKNQPLLTNGHATDSVSLENSKKDPSSSLLTRNGFDKNKVDVANNSKKKESTVTNGYTDIRTVDNHSVKPDPPEDVDKSKVLTGRGSDNFKHESNGVDSKSKILGNKRKVQESPCVLLAQDGQSSARVQELKDILGKEAKSVLRSCGWTDMVDDYMRIRKKLHEKEAENLTSDVKRKLIGDARSAFISRVPESLRKDLIARLQSFSKEKVQFEGP from the exons ATGGCTTTGCAGATGACCTGGCAACCTAATCTCCTCACTCACAAACGCAAAACCGCTCCTCCTTTAGGTCTTCGCAATCTCGGCAACTCATGTTACCTCAATAGCGTTCTTCAGTGTCTCACTTTCACTCCTCCTCTCGCCAATTTCTGTCTCCGTTCTCAACATTCATCTCTCt GTGATTCTTCTGGTTCTTCTTGTCCGTTTTGCATACTCGAAAAACAAATTGCGCGTTTACACCGTTTGGATCTTACTTCCGACGCTCCTTCTAAGATCCAGAGCTGTATTCGGATCTTCGCTGAACACTTCCGTTGTGGTCGTCAAGAGGACGCTCACGAGTTTCTTAGATACGTTATTGACGCTTGTCATAACTCGTGTCTTCGTTTGAAGAAGCTTAGAAGAAAAGGTGGCGGCGGCGGTGACGGTGGTGCTTCCGTTGTTAAGGAGATTTTCGGTGGTGCTTTGCAGAGTCAGGTTAAGTGTTTATGCTGCGGTTACGAGTCGAATAAGGTTGATGAGATAATGGATATTAGTCTCGATGTTTTTCATAGTAACTCGCTTAGGGATTCGATGCAGAAGTTTTTTCAACCTGAGGTTTTAGATGGAAATAATAAGTACAAATGTGATGG TTGTAAGAAGTTGGTGGTGGCTAAGAAGCAAATGTCAATACTTCAAGCACCTAATGTACTTGTGATACAGCTCAAG AGATTTGAGGGCATATTGGGTGGCAAGATTGATAAGGCTGTTGGATTTGAAGAGGTTTTGGTGCTTTCTAGCTTCATGTGCAAAGCAAGCCAG GATCCACAACCAGAATATAAGCTCTTTGGTACTATTGTGCATTCAGGATACTCCCCCGAATCTGGTCACTATTATGCTTATATAAAG GATGCAATGGGTCGGTGGTATTGCTGTGATGATTCTTGTGTAACAGTTGCAACCCTGCAAGAAGTTTTGTCAGAAAAagtttatattctttttttctctcGAACTAACCAAAGATCATCATCAGTTAGTAATTCTCTTACATCAAATGGTGTAAAGCCCCATCATTCCAATGGGAGCCAGGCATCCGAATGCCCCAAAGTTGATGGGCAACTCAAAGCAGTGCAAGCAAAATCAAATACTGAGCAATCTCCTTGGAAAGATATGCCGAGTGTATCTAAGATTGGTAAAGTGCCTTCCAGTTTGCGAGTGAAGTTTGACTTGAATGGTAGTTCAAATTCCAAAAGAAGTCCTGTTCCTGTTAGTGTCAATGGGAAAGTTGATGCGTTGAAGAATCAGCCCTTACTAACAAATGGGCATGCAACAGATTCAGTTTCTTTGGAAAATAGTAAGAAAGATCCTTCTTCATCATTACTCACCAGGAATGgctttgacaaaaataaagttGATGTTGCTAACAACTCAAAAAAGAAGGAGTCGACAGTAACAAATGGATACACTGATATTCGGACGGTTGATAACCATTCTGTAAAACCAGATCCTCCAGAAGATGTTGATAAAAGCAAAGTATTAACAGGTAGAGGGTCTGACAACTTTAAGCATGAAAGTAATGGTGTCGACAGCAAATCTAAAATATTGGGGAATAAGAGAAAAGTACAGGAAAGTCCATGCGTTTTGCTCGCACAGGATGGTCAGTCTAGTGCTAGAGTTCAAGAACTGAAGGACAT TCTTGGGAAAGAAGCAAAGTCAGTTTTGAGGTCATGTGGGTGGACAGATATGGTCGATGATTACATGCGTATCAGAAAGAAATTGCATGAAAAAGAAGCCGAAAATTTAACGAGTGATGTAAAAAG GAAGTTAATAGGAGATGCCCGGAGTGCTTTCATATCGCGGGTTCCGGAGTCATTGAGAAAGGATCTGATTGCACGTCTCCAATCATTTAGCAAAGAAAAAGTACAATTTGAAGGACCTTGA